A portion of the Cryptomeria japonica chromosome 5, Sugi_1.0, whole genome shotgun sequence genome contains these proteins:
- the LOC131875781 gene encoding uncharacterized protein LOC131875781, which yields MSVKNGYTIPQAPPTDPDAKREYENNAKAKNAILSGLSNTEFVKVMHCTSAKTTWDKMQSIFEGDIKVKEAKPQNLRAQFENLKMRDEEKIADYLQKMDEIMGAIRELGEEVSAIEEVKDLKNFSMDELFGSLLAYEMRIIQGETSKREAAFNITKKGKEEGDHEEEVDSDAFIASFVRKFKRGSVKYKGKFPFKCFNYGKIEHFASKCPYGEKDEDEKQNIRSFGKDKIKKTYKPRRRSFRKKYSLYAFEDDAFDEESVSEDCCSEDEREVNLFMEQGELDDEKDGSDEEEEIEAEVDLEGEIVSALEELRKVRK from the exons ATGTCTGTGAAGAATGGTTACACTATCCCTCAAGCTCCTCCTACCGACCCTGATGCTAAAagagaatatgagaacaatgcaaaagctaagaatgcaatcttgAGCGGCTTATCTAATACAGAGTTTGTCAAAGTAATGCATTGCACATCAGCAAAAACTACATGGGATAAAATGCAAAGTATATTTGAAGGAGATATCAAGGTGAAAGAAGCCAAGCCACAAAATCTGAGAGCTCaatttgaaaatctaaaaatgagagATGAGGAGAAAATAGCTGATTATTTGCAAAAAATGGATGAAATTATGGGTGCCATaagagaacttggagaagaa gtctctgcTATTGAGGAAGTGAAGGACTTAAAGAATTTCtccatggatgagttatttggctccttattagcctatgaaatgagaataaTACAAGGAGAAACATCAAAGAGAGAGGCTGCCTTCAACAtaacaaaaaaaggaaaagaagaaggtgATCATGAGGAAGAAGTTGACTCTGATGCTTTTATAGCCAGCTTTGTAAGGAAATTCAAAAGAGGCTCagtaaagtacaaaggtaagtttcctttcaaatgtttcaactatggtaagaTTGAACACTTTGCCTCTAAGTGCCCCTATGgtgagaaggatgaagatgagaagcaAAACATCAGATCTTTTGGTAAAGATAAAATAAAGAAAACCTACAAGCCAAGGAGAAGGAGTTTTAGGAAGAAATATAGtctttatgcatttgaagatgatgcctttgatgaagaaagtgtctctgaAGATTGCTGcagtgaagatgaaagagaagttaatctctttatggaacAAGGAGAACTAGATGATGAGAAAGATGgtagtgatgaagaagaggaaatagaagctgaagtagatcttgaaggtgaAATTGTGAGTGCtctagaagaacttagaaaagtgagaaaataa